From Candidatus Zymogenaceae bacterium, the proteins below share one genomic window:
- a CDS encoding L-fucose isomerase, whose product MTSYKRGTPTYRLNGTLPRIGIRPVIDGRRNGVRESLEGPIMRMAESTASLITENVRHASGHTVECVIADTTIGGAAEAARCAEKFRREGVGAVIDVTRCWCYGAEVVDMTPHLPRAIWGFNGTKKPGAVYLAGAQAVLEQKGLPVFKIYGKDVQDEDDFTIPDDVREQILRFVRCAVGVGTMKGTSYLSIGGVAMGIGGSIVDADFFQDYFGMRVEYVDMTEIIRRVDRGIYDRDEYERAIQWARENCPEMDDPNPKEIQRTRKEKDADWEMSVKMALIVRDLMIGNPKLAEMGHVEESEGHNAIAAGFQGQRQWTDHFPNGDFMEAMLNSSFDWDGIRQPYIVATENDSLNAAAMLFGHLLSGTAQIFVDVRTYWSPEAIRRVSGETLKDPAAFGFFYLTNSGAAAMDGTGEQVKDGKPALKPFWGIEPEDADRCVKAVWWGAGKLVTFRGGGFSSAYCSRGGMPLTMSRINLVRGLGPVLQLAEGVSVELPEKVYAEVVNRTDPTWPRTFFAPRLTGKGAFRDVYSVMRAWGANHAALCYGHIGKDLITLASMLRIPVAVHNVDEKDIFRPGGWNAFGTNDLEGADYRASAAYGPLYG is encoded by the coding sequence ATGACATCGTATAAAAGGGGAACGCCGACATACCGGCTCAACGGGACGCTCCCGAGGATCGGCATCCGTCCGGTGATCGACGGCCGGAGAAACGGCGTCCGGGAATCTCTGGAGGGGCCGATCATGCGGATGGCCGAGTCCACAGCATCGCTCATCACCGAAAACGTCAGGCACGCCTCGGGGCATACTGTGGAGTGTGTTATCGCCGATACCACCATCGGCGGAGCGGCCGAGGCCGCCCGGTGTGCCGAGAAGTTCAGGCGGGAAGGGGTGGGGGCGGTGATCGACGTCACCCGCTGCTGGTGCTATGGGGCCGAGGTGGTCGACATGACCCCGCACCTCCCGAGGGCGATCTGGGGCTTCAACGGGACGAAGAAGCCGGGGGCGGTGTACCTGGCGGGGGCCCAGGCGGTGCTGGAGCAGAAGGGGCTTCCGGTCTTCAAGATATACGGGAAGGATGTCCAGGACGAGGACGATTTCACCATCCCCGACGACGTGCGGGAGCAGATTCTTCGCTTCGTCCGATGCGCCGTGGGCGTGGGCACGATGAAAGGGACATCCTATCTCTCGATCGGCGGCGTCGCCATGGGGATCGGCGGGTCCATTGTGGACGCGGATTTCTTTCAGGATTATTTCGGCATGCGGGTGGAGTATGTCGACATGACGGAAATTATCCGTCGCGTCGATCGGGGGATATACGATCGGGACGAGTACGAGCGGGCGATTCAGTGGGCGAGGGAGAACTGCCCGGAGATGGACGACCCGAATCCGAAGGAAATCCAGCGGACACGGAAGGAAAAGGACGCCGACTGGGAGATGTCGGTGAAGATGGCGCTCATCGTCCGGGACCTGATGATCGGCAACCCGAAGCTCGCCGAAATGGGACACGTCGAGGAATCCGAGGGGCACAACGCGATCGCTGCGGGCTTTCAGGGCCAGCGCCAATGGACCGACCATTTTCCCAACGGGGATTTCATGGAGGCGATGCTCAACTCGTCATTCGACTGGGACGGCATCCGCCAGCCCTACATCGTCGCCACCGAGAACGACTCCCTCAACGCCGCGGCCATGCTCTTCGGGCACCTTCTTTCGGGCACCGCACAGATATTCGTCGACGTGCGCACCTACTGGAGCCCCGAGGCGATACGACGGGTCAGCGGCGAAACGCTGAAAGACCCCGCGGCGTTTGGATTCTTCTACCTCACCAACTCCGGGGCGGCGGCGATGGACGGCACTGGAGAACAGGTGAAAGACGGGAAGCCCGCTCTGAAACCCTTCTGGGGGATAGAGCCGGAGGATGCCGACCGGTGCGTGAAGGCCGTCTGGTGGGGGGCGGGGAAGCTGGTGACCTTTCGGGGCGGGGGATTCTCCTCGGCGTATTGCTCCCGGGGGGGGATGCCGTTAACCATGTCCCGGATCAACCTGGTGAGGGGGCTGGGGCCGGTGCTCCAGCTTGCCGAGGGGGTAAGCGTGGAGCTTCCCGAAAAGGTATACGCCGAAGTGGTCAACCGCACCGATCCCACCTGGCCCCGGACCTTCTTCGCCCCGCGGCTCACCGGGAAGGGCGCCTTCAGGGACGTCTATTCGGTCATGCGAGCCTGGGGGGCCAATCACGCGGCCCTCTGCTACGGCCACATCGGAAAGGATCTGATCACCCTGGCCTCGATGCTCAGGATACCGGTGGCCGTGCACAACGTGGACGAGAAAGACATCTTCCGGCCCGGCGGCTGGAACGCCTTCGGCACCAACGATCTCGAGGGGGCGGACTACAGGGCCTCCGCCGCATACGGGCCGCTGTATGGATAA
- a CDS encoding SDR family oxidoreductase yields MELPFEIDLKGRTAVVTGGGGVLCSTFARALAACGATVAVLDLDETSAQKVADEITKQGGRARGVVADVLNIESLKHARDEVTEHLGPVDILINGAGGNHPAGTTSREYLEREDLKEGTDDLVTFFDLDPEGIRFVFDLNFLGTLMPTQVFARDMAKKGSGVIINVSSMNAFRPLTKIPAYSGAKAAVSNFTQWLAVHFSRTGIRVNALAPGFFLTRQNEKLLVRDDGSHTERAEKILAHTPMGRFGVPEDLLGTLLWLTDENASGFVNGTVIPIDGGFSAYSGV; encoded by the coding sequence ATGGAATTACCGTTTGAAATAGACCTGAAAGGGAGGACCGCCGTGGTCACCGGCGGGGGGGGCGTGCTCTGCTCCACATTCGCCCGGGCCCTGGCCGCGTGCGGCGCGACGGTTGCCGTCCTCGACCTGGATGAAACGAGCGCCCAGAAGGTGGCCGATGAGATCACAAAACAGGGGGGGAGGGCCCGGGGCGTCGTCGCCGATGTGTTGAATATCGAGAGCCTGAAGCATGCCCGGGACGAGGTCACGGAACATCTTGGGCCGGTGGATATCCTCATCAACGGCGCGGGAGGCAACCACCCCGCCGGCACCACCTCCCGGGAATACCTGGAGAGGGAAGACCTGAAGGAGGGGACGGACGATCTCGTCACCTTTTTCGACCTGGACCCCGAGGGGATTCGGTTCGTGTTCGACCTGAACTTCCTCGGCACGCTCATGCCGACCCAGGTATTCGCGAGGGATATGGCAAAAAAGGGAAGCGGCGTCATCATTAACGTCTCCTCCATGAACGCCTTTCGCCCCCTGACCAAGATACCGGCGTACAGCGGCGCCAAGGCGGCGGTGAGCAATTTCACCCAGTGGTTGGCGGTGCATTTTTCCCGCACCGGTATCCGGGTCAACGCCCTGGCCCCCGGCTTTTTCCTGACCCGGCAGAACGAAAAACTCCTGGTGAGGGACGACGGCTCCCACACGGAGCGGGCGGAGAAAATCCTGGCCCACACCCCCATGGGACGGTTCGGCGTGCCCGAAGACCTGTTGGGGACGCTCCTGTGGCTGACGGATGAAAACGCCTCCGGGTTCGTGAACGGGACAGTCATCCCCATCGACGGGGGATTCTCCGCCTACTCGGGGGTGTAG